A genome region from Gigantopelta aegis isolate Gae_Host chromosome 3, Gae_host_genome, whole genome shotgun sequence includes the following:
- the LOC121369115 gene encoding probable E3 ubiquitin-protein ligase makorin-1 — MAEAGSTQSSSIWTNNVLCRYFIHGVCREGDSCRYSHDRSAQPSMVCRFYIKGRCTYGEKCRYDHVKPSCNSITDKENQPASKTSPSKMITSSFHKPIPLSNHSGDTFKSNMVSLKKGVKPVTPSEISTTVCGKPDDEWVKAKEFIPGQPYQGAVPETYAKAALVGTPIENTTDVDESQSGGANPLLCPFAANGECWYGENCEYIHGDVCDLCGLAILDPNDPAQREQHVKDCMNQHEEDMELSFAVARSENKACGICMDIVIDKQPPSERRFGILPNCNHCFCLSCIRKWRCAKQFENKIIRACPECRVLSDFVTPSKYWHESKEDKEKLIEGYKSALSQKPCRYFDEGRGECPFNEKCFYLHAYPDGRVASPQPRTVRKRKNADGEFDLVRHIQLWDFLEERDERSNLLILEEEFLSHLLLDLMLDSSSEDSDDDFW, encoded by the exons ATGGCCGAAGCGGGCAGCACGCAATCGTCTTCTATATGGACcaataatgttttatgcag GTATTTCATCCATGGAGTGTGTCGAGAAGGCGATTCCTGTAGGTATTCACATGACCGGTCCGCCCAGCCCTCCATGGTCTGTAGGTTTTACATCAAGGGGCGATGTACCTATGGAGAAAAGTGCAG ataCGATCATGTCAAACCATCCTGTAACTCGATAACCGACAAAGAAAACCAGCCAGCCAGCAAGACCAGCCCATCAAAGATGATCACATCGAGCTTCCACAAACCCATTCCGCTAAGTAACCACTCGGGGGACACGTTCAAGAGTAACATGGTGTCGCTCAAGAAAGGCGTCAAACCAGTAACGCCGAGTGAAATTTCAACAACCGTGTGTGGGAAACCAGATGACGAGTGGGTCAAAGCCAAAGAATTCATTCCCGGCCAACCATACCAGGGAGCAG tgccCGAAACCTATGCCAAAGCTGCCCTGGTGGGAACACCTATCGAGAACACCACCGATGTAGACGAATCTCAATCAGGTGGTGCTAACCCTCTCCTGTGCCCATTTGCCGCTAACGGTGAATGTTGGTACGGTGAAAACTGTGAATACATCCATGGAGATGTCTGTGACCTGTGTGGTCTGGCCATACTCGACCCAAACGATCCAGCGCAGAGAGAACAACATGTTAAA GACTGTATGAACCAGCACGAAGAAGACATGGAGCTGTCATTTGCCGTGGCTCGTAGTGAGAACAAGGCGTGTGGCATCTGTATGGATATAGTCATCGACAAACAGCCGCCCAGTGAGCGCAGATTCGGCATCTTGCCAAACTGCAACCACTGCTTCTGTCTGTCCTGTATCAGAAAGTGGAGATGTGCCAAGcagtttgaaaataaaattattcg tgcGTGCCCAGAGTGTCGAGTACTGTCAGACTTCGTAACACCAAGTAAATACTGGCATGAATCAAAGGAAGATAAAGAAAAACTTATAGAAGGATATAAATCAGCTTTGAG TCAAAAACCGTGTCGCTACTTCGACGAAGGACGAGgagaatgcccctttaatgaaAAATGCTTTTACCTCCATGCCTACCCCGATGGCCGTGTGGCATCGCCGCAGCCGAGAACAGTGAGGAAACGGAAGAACGCTGATGGAGAATTCGACCTCGTTCGACACATTCAGCTGTGGGACTTCTTAGAGGAACGGGACGAACGCTCAAACTTGTTGATTCTTGAAGAGGAATTTTTGTCCCATTTACTACTAGATCTTATGCTAGATAGTTCTTCGGAAGACTCTGATGATGATTTTTGGTAG